A window of Peromyscus eremicus chromosome 7, PerEre_H2_v1, whole genome shotgun sequence contains these coding sequences:
- the LOC131914930 gene encoding phosphatidylinositol N-acetylglucosaminyltransferase subunit A-like translates to MAYRGGGGHGQRPSVMPSTNSTRTHNICMVSDFFYPNMGGVESHIYQLSQCLIERGHKVIIITHAYGNRKGIRYLTNGLKVYYLPLRVMYNQSTATTLFHSLPLLRYIFVRERVTIIHSHSSFSAMAHDALFHAKTMRLHTVFTDHSLFGFADVSSVLTNKLLTVSLCDTNHIICVSYTSKENTVLRAALNPERVSVIPNAVDPTDFTPGPLRRHGGVITIVVVSRLVYRKGIDLLSGIIPELCQKYPKLNFLIGGEGPKSIVLEEVRERYQLHDRVHLLGALEHKDVRNVLIQGHIFLNTSLTEAFCMAILEAASCGLRVVSTKVGGIPEVLPENLIILCEPSVKSLCEGLEKAIFQVKSGMFPDAENIHNVVKAFYTWRNVAERTEKVYERVARETVLPMHERLTRLTSHCGPLTGHIFALLAVFSYLFLMFLRWMTPDSVIDVAIDATGPRGAWTHECPHDTKGDEIDKVSKSEPEL, encoded by the coding sequence ATGGCCTATAGAGGAGGAGGTGGGCATGGGCAGCGCCCCTCAGTGATGCCGTCCACCAACAGCACCCGCACACATAATATATGCATGGTCTCTGACTTTTTCTACCCAAACATGGGAGGTGTGGAAAGCCACATTTACCAGCTCTCTCAGTGCCTCATTGAGAGGGGGCACAAGGTCATAATTATCACCCATGCTTACGGAAATCGAAAGGGCATCCGTTACCTCACCAATGGCCTCAAAGTTTATTACTTGCCCCTCAGAGTCATGTACAACCAATCTACAGCCACGACTCTCTTCCACAGTCTGCCATTGCTCAGGTACATATTTGTCCGGGAGAGAGTTACCATAATCCATtcccacagttctttttctgccaTGGCCCATGACGCTCTCTTCCACGCCAAGACAATGAGACTTCACACAGTTTTCACAGATCATTCCCTTTTCGGATTTGCTGATGTCAGCTCTGTGCTTACAAACAAGCTTCTAACTGTGTCTCTCTGTGACACAAACCACATCATTTGTGTCTCTTACACAAGTAAGGAAAACACTGTACTGCGGGCAGCACTAAACCCTGAAAGAGTGTCCGTCATTCCTAACGCTGTAGATCCTACTGACTTCACCCCAGGACCACTTAGGCGGCATGGCGGTGTAATAACCATTGTTGTCGTGAGCAGACTGGTTTACAGAAAAGGGATCGACTTGCTTAGTGGTATAATACCCGAACTCTGTCAGAAATATCCCAAGTTAAATTTCCTAATTGGGGGAGAGGGACCAAAGAGCATCGTTTTGGAAGAAGTACGGGAAAGATACCAACTACATGACAGAGTGCATCTTTTGGGAGCTTTAGAACACAAGGATGTCAGAAATGTCTTAATTCAAGGACATATTTTTCTTAACACCTCCCTGACCGAAGCCTTCTGCATGGCGATCCTGGAAGCCGCCAGCTGTGGTCTACGGGTTGTTAGCACCAAGGTTGGTGGGATCCCTGAAGTGCTTCCGGAgaatcttattattttatgtgaaccTTCGGTAAAATCTTTGTGTGAAGGGCTGGAAAAAGCTATTTTCCAAGTGAAGTCGGGGATGTTCCCAGATGCAGAAAATATCCACAATGTAGTGAAGGCTTTCTACACCTGGCGGAACGTGGCCGAGAGAACTGAGAAGGTGTACGAGAGGGTGGCGAGGGAAACTGTGCTGCCGATGCATGAGAGGCTGACCAGGCTCACCTCCCACTGTGGCCCACTTACAGGCCACATTTTCGCTTTGCTGGCTGTCTTCAGCTATCTCTTCCTCATGTTCCTGAGATGGATGACTCCCGATTCTGTCATCGATGTGGCAATAGATGCCACTGGACCAAGGGGAGCGTGGACTCATGAATGCCCTCATGATACAAAAGGAGATGAGATTGACAAGGTATCCAAGAGCGAGCCTGAACTGTAA